The Cryptococcus gattii WM276 chromosome B, complete sequence genome has a segment encoding these proteins:
- a CDS encoding Hypothetical protein (Similar to TIGR gene model, INSD accession AAW41418.1; CNA03190): MASLAARLLRSPLVPTSVLVSSVYMSSTSLAADDGAVPSSSVRPGRSASGEKLPIYPTPEHNPTITLVETHNPLVPYITQSRESVSNVLGDARNYVQTGVAKWITFERSVEREVKSVLPPDEALNPGLIYVLVAGLSGSVLSRTRSLPVRFLAPPLFTLLAFPYFLPKTSHNIRKYLSNLEDKHFPEFAARHDHFVQTGVAHWGMLWGRIEDATEDAREWGHRAVEGVERTTGLRLGEAVSKVEKEKERLVEQERQKAVAVPAQKYETVGYVVEQKPVAEIVAPVEPPKEKKLV, encoded by the exons CTTCCGTCTACATGTCCTCCACTTCTCTGGCTGCCGACGACGGTGCCGTGCCCTCTTCGTCTGTCCGTCCGGGGCGATCCGCTTCTGGCGAAAAG CTTCCGATCTACCCTACGCCCGAACACAATCCCACCATCACACTCGTGGAGACCCACAACCCGCTTGTGCCCTACATCACGCAGAGCAGAGAATCAGTGTCCAATGTGCTCGGCGACGCGAGGAACTATGTGCAGACCGGTGTCGCCAAATGGATCACTTTTGAGCGAAGTGTCGAGC GTGAGGTCAAGAGTGTTCTCCCACCTGATGAGGCTTTAAACCCTGGGCTTATCTACGTCCTTGTCGCCGGTCTCTCTGGCTCTGTCCTCTCCCGAACCCGCTCCCTTCCCGTTCGATTCCTTGCGCCTCCACTCTTCACCCTCCTCGCATTCCCATACTTCCTTCCTAAAACATCTCACAACATCCGAAAATACCTTTCCAACCTTGAGGACAAGCACTTTCCCGAATTTGCTGCTAGGCACGACCACTTTGTGCAGACTGGCGTAGCTCACTGGGGTATGCTTTGGGGCCGCATTGAGGACGCTACTGAAGATGCACGGGAATGGGGACACCGGGCTGTTGAGGGTGTGGAGAGGACTACGGGGCTTAGGCTCGGTGAGGCCGTGAGcaaggtggagaaggagaaggagagacTGGTTGAACAAGAGAGACAGAAGGCGGTGGCTGTACCTGCACAAAAGTACGAGACAGTCGGTTATGTGGTGGAACAGAAGCCTGTGGCTGAGATTGTCGCTCCTGTGGAGCCTCCAAAGGAGAAAAAGCTGGTATAA
- a CDS encoding Ubiquitin-dependent protein catabolism-related protein, putative (Similar to TIGR gene model, INSD accession AAW41419.1) codes for MLLPSSSYQHGATASTSLLDNEGYPRGDLDIYAIRHARSSLVRLQNDRRTVTDLLATALHDAFVPSSSSSEQQPNGSVSIPSSQTNGYSARTRQTAWPERAVAKVNTVAVNSPASVAGLKAQDMIYSFAGIDHTSPGGLQAIGAAVAQSEGTPLPLLVMRGQERLQLTLTPQSGWGGRGLLGCHILPA; via the exons ATGCTCTTGCCCTCGTCCAGC TATCAGCACGGAGCGACAGCCTCAACGTCTCTGCTAGACAACGAAGGGTACCCTCGAGGTGATCTGGACATT TATGCTATCCGACATGCCCGTTCTTCGCTTGTTCGCCTTCAAAATGATCGTCGGACAGTGACAGACCTGCTCGCCACGGCTCTTCACGATGCCTTTgtcccttcttcttcatcatcagaGCAGCAGCCCAATGGCAGTGTCTCCATACCTTCGAGTCAGACAAACGGCTATTCCGCAAGAACCAGACAAACGGCGTGGCCCGAGAGAGCTGTTGCAAAGGTCAACACTGTCGCGGTAAACAGTCCCGCTTCAGTTGCA GGTCTCAAGGCCCAGGATATGATTTATTCATTTGCTGGAATCGACCACACGTCCCCGGGGGGTCTACAAGCTATTGGAGCGGCGGTTGCTCAGTCTGAAGGG ACTCCATTACCTCTACTTGTAATGCGAGGGCAAGAGCGTCTACAGTTGACACTGACTCCACAAAGTGGATGGGGTGGTCGCGGATTACTTGGCTGCCACATTCTCCCCGCTTAA
- a CDS encoding 3'(2'),5'-bisphosphate nucleotidase, putative (Similar to TIGR gene model, INSD accession AAW41336.1), whose translation MASQLPFTRLVKETQIGILSVLRACYLTKNVQDTLVTKDTLLKSDKSPVTVADLSAQSLISLHLLAHFQDPIIGEEDTSELRVNEPLRQRVVGLVNAGFKKEEGWGKDKTYSEEEILNAIDAGSAEGGSKGRFWTIDPVDGTSGFIRHQQYAVCLALIVDGVVELGVIGCPNLGPEPAKIGEEIIPNGKGVLMVAVRGEGSWSRPLDSATYTKLNLPPTPPASNPLTFLESVESGHSAHSIQARIGSLLGVQRPSLRMDSQAKYTCLSRGEGGVYLRIPTKYVGGKIYEERIWDHAPGALLIHESGGICTDMWGKELNFGIGRTLKGNDGIVAAGKDIHPKAVEAVKKAIEEAQAEKK comes from the exons ATGGCCTCTCAGCTCCCCTTCACTCGTCTTGTTAAAGAAACACAGATCGGCATTCTTTCTGTTCTCAGAGCATGCTACCT CACAAAGAACGTCCAAGACACCCTCGTCACAAAGGATACTCTTCTCAAATCAGACAAGTCTCCAGTGACAGTCGCAGACCTTTCTGCTCAGTCGCTCATCTCTCTCCACCTTCTCGCCCACTTTCAAGACCCTATCATTGGCGAGGAAGACACGAGCGAGTTGAGAGTGAATGAGCCGTTGAGACAGAGGGTCGTTGGACTTGTCAATGCAGGATTTaaaaaggaggagggatGGGGCAAAGATAAAACTTATTCAGAGGAGGA AATCCTGAATGCTATCGACGCGGGCTCTGCTGAAGGTGGTAGCAAAGGTAGATTTTGGACTATT GATCCAG TCGACGGAACTTCTGGCTTCATTCGTCACCAGCAATACGCTGTATGCCTTGCACTCATTGTTGATGGCGTTGTCGAGCTCGGAGTTATCGGGTGCCCCAACCTTGGCCCTGAGCCGGCCAAAATTGGTGAGGAAATCATTCCTAATGGCAAGGGTGTCCTCATGGTAGCTGTGAGGGGTGAAGGCAGCTGGTCG CGCCCTCTTGATTCTGCTACCTACACAAAGTTGAACCTTCCCCCTACCCCTCCTGCCTCCAACCCCCTGACTTTCCTCGAGTCCGTCGAGTCCGGCCACTCTGCCCACTCTATCCAGGCTCGAATCGGCTCCCTTCTCGGTGTTCAACGTCCCTCCCTCCGTATGGATTCTCAGGCCAAGTACACCTGTCTCTCTCGAGGTGAAGGCGGTGTCTATCTTCGTATCCCCACAAAATATGTTGGAGGTAAGATCTACGAAGAGCGGATCTGGGATCATGCTCCTGGAGCTTTGTTGATCCACGAAAGTGGTGGTATCTGTACAGACATGTGGGGCAAGGAACTCAACTTTGGTATAGGAAGGACTCTCAAGGGAAATGACGGTATCGTTGCTGCCGGTAAAGATATTCATCCCAAGGCAGTCGAAGCGGTCAAGAAGGCAATTGAAGAGGCACAGGCCGAAAAGAAGTGA
- a CDS encoding Hypothetical Protein (Similar to TIGR gene model, INSD accession AAW40941.1) — protein sequence MASDLLLDEIKCGSASEIMMAVRYSTSPPGPTFIPSLDDVLLEYRPHDGNSSLRRGDLIELVGSSGSGKTTLLTFLIMTTILPDVLPPPLSTVLGGKGGYAQVFQPDTHRSIILSLRRSISAHIRSLAPQAEENLIEDVIKESLSRLSVWRGRPRWKDLALGLKGIIVELSPYSIKTEQRSGALDLVVIDGFADGYYPQLWADEERGRKQHGDAANIAGPDAVGVRQVMEVIGQIRKDLGSVVVMSVQGLRTTSETQPFYLPHLPSPYPNPFSISKSGPISRSNPTYWPLNIQITLLGRARSLQLPGDTTLIDALRSKAHETKEKGEKAQSDKYEGLVRLVNVDGEILGKREGAKFHFHIGENGLQVWSDS from the exons ATGGCTTCAGATTTGCTGCTGGATGAAATAAAATGTGGTTCAGCTTCCGAG ATCATGATGGCTGTGAGATACAGTA CATCTCCGCCTGGACCAACATTCATCCCATCTCTGGATGATGTACTTCTCGAGTACCGTCCTCACGATGGCAACTCTTCTCTCCGTAGAGGGGATTTGATAGAACTTGTCGGATCTAGCGGATCTG GGAAAACGACCCTATTAACATTTCTTATCATGACTACCATTCTCCCTGACGTTCTACCTCCGCCATTGTCCACCGTCCTTGGCGGGAAAGGTGGCTACGCGCAGGTATTTCAGCCTGATACTCATCGATCAATTATACTGTCCCTCCGCCGATCCATAAGTGCTCATATCAGATCCCTTGCCCCTCAGGCTGAAGAGAATTTGATAGAGGACGTCATCAAGGAAAGTTTAAGTCGATTATCAGTCTGGAGGGGAAGACCCAGGTGGAAGGATCTTGCACTAGGTTTGAAAGGGATAATCGTTGAACTCTCTCCATATTCAATAAAGACAGAGCAGCGTTCAGGAGCGCTCGATTTGGTGGTGATCGATGGATTTGCGGATGGGTATTATCCCCAATTGTGGGCcgatgaagaaagaggCCGAAAGCAACATGGCGATGCGGCCAATATCGCTGGACCAGATGCCGTAGGCGTGAGACAGGTCATGGAGGTGATAGGACAGATTAGGAAAGATCTTGGAAGCGTTGTTGTTATGAGTGTGCAAGGGCTGCGT ACAACAAGCGAAACTCAACCTTTCtatcttcctcatctcccaTCACCTTATCCTAACCCTTTTTCCATCTCTAAAAGTGGCCCTATCTCACGTTCTAACCCGACGTACTGGCCACTGAACATACAGATCACCCTTTTAGGGCGGGCACGAAGTCTGCAATTACCTGGGGATACCACTCTTATTGATGCTTTGCGATCAAAAGCGCATGAAACAAAAGAGAAAGGTGAAAAGGCACAGAGCGACAAATACGAAGGACTAGTGAGGCTGGTGAATGTGGATGGGGAAATACTGGGGAAAAGAGAAGGGGCAAAGTTTCACTTTCATATTGGTGAGAACGGTTTGCAAGTTTGGAGTGATTCATGA
- a CDS encoding Hypothetical protein (Similar to TIGR gene model, INSD accession AAW40942.1; CNA03240): MPPSAPSPTLATPKPLPPAPMPCVPPPPRSPPLTMHSRSTPTPSPPEGDLPAQLGLGPLHGEEQLKNALQSKDRMFVLVLAKELEAFVARAATTTAAQPAQIAATPTSKFQRMLVYKAAEWYGLKAVAGPEASMVVGVPGPLDEKSTTLRLADLVPAAPSPTQKFRIMQRTPALGERPDSASSSDMQSNTADARANRWKTLEEREAAYAAAREKIYGKGGDAEESAAISKTEGEPPSRAAAALEDDIDPVPRRRYPAGAQFEVVYPSLYHPPKGSHTPSPAPGMADQYQQNLYGYQQTMGYAYQMDMNSYPLAGQMPGGGYTHPPPQQAQPQQGYAMQSYMDSQYNMSQQQQQTYPLPGWQQPQRGGAYPQMTPNQQYSLMQAAQQNGQWQYQQMVNQPMPMIPQGMPYPAGPAFGYPSSQPLQPLQRPAAMYPSLVQPSPQRPGPQPHSSASSSISSQSYQDGSRPHSRGSTTSTRSAASSVRLGAMYPAAQGPGPGYRQKGMKPQGLNGMTSLGPEGKRTRGHSPSQSSTTTTASSHSSRRTSSINVPPPSQHQLPQRPDWAANNVPYHPSPIIANPSVSDASSVHHQVAVALGPNTTEFPPLLRSSTAAEPMQVERAKMRPMNGSVWNGGGGGTAAAPGAGKNGISSGPPLLSGQGIPPVEPRVSILPSPRAYTHTLSDNQTQTQIAQSQLQLNNADPDFPRRAPSKTAATLYDPSAPRPSISQSAAGSSQGSRPSSPGLNHGGGVDAAAAVLKGDTDHGQGLLSPEEVIEAKLAAVSLSAGVSIGPPPSKHLHPHPHPHPQPQPQTAAQTAASYAKIVQRD, from the exons ATGCCGCCGAGTGCCCCCTCCCCCACCCTCGCCACCCCGAAGCCGCTCCCCCCCGCACCCATGCCGTGCGTCCCGCCCCCCCCGCGCTCCCCGCCGCTGACCATGCACAGCCGCAGCACGCCGACGCCGTCCCCCCCCGAGGGCGACCTCCCCGCACAACTTGGACTCGGCCCCCTCCACGGCGAAGAACAACTCAAAAACGCTCTCCAGTCCAAAGACAGAATGTTCGTGCTCGTACTCGCAAAAGAGCTCGAGGCATTCGTCGCCCGCGCAGCCACCACCACAGCCGCCCAGCCAGCGCAGATCGCTGCCACGCCCACAAGCAAGTTCCAGCGGATGCTCGTCTACAAGGCCGCAGAGTGGTACGGGCTCAAGGCAGTCGCCGGCCCAGAGGCCTCGATGGTCGTCGGCGTGCCGGGACCGTTGGACGAGAAGAG TACCACTCTGCGGCTCGCAGACCTCGTCCCGGCAGCTCCGTCGCCCACTCAAAAGTTCCGGATCATGCAGCGCACCCCGGCACTGGGCGAACGACCCGATTCCGCATCTTCGTCAGATATGCAGTCGAACACCGCAGATGCAAGGGCCAACAGATGGAAGACACTGGAGGAGCGCGAGGCAGCCTATGCCGCTGCGCGTGAAAAGATCTATGGCAAAGGTGGGGATGCCGAAGAATCAGCCGCCATTTCGAAAACAGAAGGCGAACCTCCGTCCAGGGCAGCTGCGGCGTTGGAGGATGACATTGATCCAGTGCCCAGGCGTCGGTATCCTGCAGGCGCACAGTTCGAGGTCGTCTATCCTTCGCTCTATCACCCGCCCAAGGGCTCACATACGCCCTCACCGGCGCCCGGCATGGCTGACCAGTACCAGCAAAATCTGTACGGGTACCAGCAAACCATGGGGTACGCCTACCAGATGGACATGAACAGCTACCCTCTTGCTGGGCAAATGCCAGGCGGCGGGTATACTCATCCTCCGCCGCAGCAGGCCCAACCGCAACAGGGTTATGCGATGCAATCTTACATGGACAGCCAGTACAATATGTCtcaacagcagcagcagacCTATCCCCTTCCAGGATGGCAACAACCCCAACGGGGTGGTGCGTACCCGCAAATGACGCCGAACCAGCAGTATAGCTTGATGCAAGCGGCCCAGCAGAATGGGCAATGGCAGTACCAGCAAATGGTCAATCAGCCCATGCCAATGATTCCACAAGGGATGCCGTACCCAGCAGGCCCTGCGTTTGGCTACCCGTCATCCCAACCTCTTCAACCTCTGCAGCGGCCTGCAGCGATGTACCCTTCCCTCGTCCAACCCAGCCCTCAGCGGCCCGGGCCCCAACCTCACAGCTCTGCGTCATCTTCCATATCTTCACAATCTTACCAAGACGGTTCACGGCCGCATTCAAGAGGTTCAACAACAAGTACCAGGAGTGCTGCCAGTAGTGTACGGTTAGGAGCCATGTATCCTGCTGCACAGGGGCCAGGACCAGGTTACAGACAAAAGGGGATGAAACCGCAAGGTCTGAATGGTATGACCAGTCTGGGACCAGAAGGCAAGAGAACCAGAGGGCATAGTCCG TCACAATCGTCAACTACTACCACGGCTTCCTCTCATTCATCGCGTCGCACTTCATCGATCAACGTACCTCCCCCGAGTCAACATCAGCTTCCTCAGCGGCCCGACTGGGCAGCTAACAATGTACCATACCATCCTTCCCCAATCATCGCAAATCCTTCCGTATCAGACGCTTCTTCCGTCCACCACCAAGTCGCCGTTGCACTTGGGCCAAATACCACAGAATTCCCTCCTTTGCTGAGAAGCAGTACAGCCGCTGAACCAATGCAGGTCGAGCGAGCTAAAATGAGACCGATGAACGGTAGTGTTTGGAacggcggcggcggcggcaCCGCCGCAGCGCCAGGCGCAGGCAAAAATGGTATCAGTAGCGGTCCTCCTCTTTTATCTGGACAAGGTATCCCACCTGTGGAACCTCGTGTATCCATCCTGCCCAGTCCTCGGGCCTACACACATACACTCTCTGATAACCAAACTCAAACCCAAATCGCTCAATCTCAACTGCAATTAAACAATGCCGATCCAGATTTCCCAAGACGAGCACCAAGCAAGACTGCAGCAACATTGTACGACCCCTCTGCTCCTCGACCATCTATATCTCAGTCCGCTGCCGGTTCTTCGCAAGGATCAAGACCTTCATCACCTGGTCTCAATCACGGTGGTGGTGTTGAcgcagcagcagcagtcTTGAAGGGAGATACGGATCACGGACAAGGTTTGTTGTCCCCTGAAGAGGTCATTGAAGCCAAGTTGGCAGCGGTTTCATTAAGTGCCGGAGTCAGCATCGGTCCGCCGCCTAGCAAACACCTACATCCACACCCACACCCACACCCGCAGCCACAGCCACAGACAGCAGCACAGACAGCAGCCTCGTACGCCAAGATTGTACAAAGAGATTGA
- a CDS encoding Member of the Sir2 family of NAD(+)-dependent protein deacetylases, putative; Hst3p (Similar to TIGR gene model, INSD accession AAW40943.1) has protein sequence MPPSLQLDHLLSSTDHTDFSARRQLSDVSTAIAKARRIVTVSGAGISCSSGIPDFRSEGGLYSLVKNKYPDTFFTGKDLFSAGTFANPQSTSVFYTFIAELFHCCASAQPTRTHHFIRKLEQKGKLLRNYTQNIDGFERRMGLESGGRGNGLKKKGTRNVELHGDLGRVRCVLCFSDFEASDEWVEMFREGEAPDCPACWKRCESRINRAARATSVGTLRPSIVLYDEPHPLGDDIGQLTAYDVSRRPDMLLIMGTSLKVHGLKRLVKDFAKAVHGGKKRGLVVFVNATPPSKEWEGIIDVHIEGETDRWVEKVEEEWRRVKPGDWEVQTTLDSEVVPVVKTAKPKDKAKAVAPKNKALAKRDTNRPSPPPRLKVSLRPRAI, from the exons ATGCCGCCTTCACTCCAGCTCGACCACCTCTTATCCTCCACTGACCATACCGATTTCTCCGCGCGACGCCAGCTTTCCGATGTATCCACCGCTATCGCCAAAGCTAGAAGGATTGTCACTGTCAGCGGGGCTGGAATCAGCTGTTCCAGTGGGATCCCG GATTTCCGCTCGGAAGGCGGACTGTACTCACTCGTGAAGAACAAATACCCCGATACATTTTTCACAGGCAAAGACCTCTTTTCAGCTGGGACGTTTGCGAACCCGCAATCGACTTCTGTATTCTACACATTCATCGCTGAACTCTTTCATTGCTGCGCGTCCGCCCAGCCGACGCGGACACACCATTTCATCCGGAAATTAGAGCAAAAAGGCAAGCTGCTGCGTAACTATACTCAGAATATTGATGGGTTCGAACGTCGGATGGGGTTGGAAAGCGGGGGCAGGGGGAATgggttgaagaagaaggggacGAGGAATGTGGAGCTGCATGGGGATCTGGGGAGGGTCAGATGCGTGTTGTGTTTTAGTGATTTTGAAGCGAGTGATGAGTGGGTCGAAATGTTTAGAGAGGGCGAGGCGCCAGATTGTCCTGCATGTTGGAAACGAT gCGAATCACGGATTAACCGAGCGGCAAGAGCGACGTCTGTGGGCACGCTTCGACCGTCGATTGTGCTGTATGATGAACCACATCCACTGGGTGATGATATAGGGCAGTTGACGGCATACGATGTTTCGCGCCGGCCGGATATGCTCCTGATCATGGGCACTTCGCTCAAAGTCCATGGACTGAAGCGACTGGTGAAAGATTTTGCAAAAGCCGTACATGGAGGTAAAAAGCGAGGATTGGTCGTGTTTGTCAATGCGACACCGCCGAGCAAAGAGTGGGAGGGTATTATCGACGTGCATATCGAGGGAGAGACGGACAGGTGGGTAGAAAAAGTCGAGGAAGAGTGGAGAAGAGTGAAACCAGGCGATTGGGAGGTGCAAACGACACTGGACAGCGAAGTTGTCCCTGTTGTCAAGACTGCAAAGCCAAAGGATAAAGCAAAGGCTGTCGCGCCAAAGAACAAGG CATTGGCCAAGCGAGATACAAACAGGCCGTCACCGCCGCCACGCTTGAAGGTGTCACTGCGTCCACGAGCCATCTGA
- a CDS encoding Transcriptional activator Gcn5, putative (Similar to TIGR gene model, INSD accession AAW40830.1): MAPKSRRATNSEAKTTSTSAISPPEHSSPARSRGGSSSLSPIRSPKEDSDLDDNSELNPKTNESGLKAEDEELTDVPDRDEDLEEIHVCPDNITFRYPSSVPDFTILSQHEKAFKVARFLPCTAPSCACTGLEPPAGRTIKITKHGTSNEEDEDDEDEDDDVSMEDAENPSEFEDRKAEWRTKEGWWRICGKCGHGWENGGHVWGDDVPPKERTRRGKVVGRIEEILEDENKLIEFPTPESQSISSLLKQLHEFVPPPAGKTTISGLPPPVDLSTPDDDTQGDHSDHEPPRKRQRRASESTSSDIEEEHHRVQGKRKPGKGPAKGAKPRIPRTVVRGAHGFIPMATDPDGNQHVEGHLPISAGGAGADEDFEEEEEEEEELSTAKRPELDETERKRRTEIKVKEKEREEELVSRLAAGVNPEDGEGAVEIWEGIELQKLPLRPAAIEQANREIMLPVVSSRNPTPVATILLVGLKNVFQRQLPKMPREYITRLVLDKNHISMAIVKRGYRVVGGICYRPFEARGFAEIVFCAVDSSEQIKGYGSHLMNSLKDHVRKAHPTINVFLTYADNYAVGYFKKQGFTKEISYPRERWVGYIKDYEGGTIMQGRMLPKVKYMEVHQMLADQKAAIIAKIKTFTKSHIIHPGLQIFKERQPDEEIKLTKEQVPGLAESGWNPDLDDIVRQPKRNPYHVLLQHVLNDLQNEPSAWPFVKPVDSSVVADYYDVIKDPMDLSTMEHKLENNHYESIEGFVADVKLMCANCRQYNGEKSTYTKQANLLEKALDRILKKRKSVLTD; this comes from the exons ATGGCACCAAAATCACGTCGTGCAACCAATTCCGAAGCCAAAACGACGTCAACATCTGCTATCTCTCCACCCGAACATTCATCACCAGCACGCTCAAGGGGCGGGTCGTCATCCCTCTCCCCGATCAGATCACCCAAAGAAGATTCAGATTTAGATGACAATAGCGAGCTGAATCCAAAGACCAACGAGTCCGGACTGAAGGCCGAAGACGAAGAACTGACAGATGTGCCTGATAGAGATGAGGACTTGGAAGAAATTCATGTCTGCCCGGATAATATCACATTTCGTTATCCTTCGTCGGTTCCGGATTTTACCATCCTCAGTCAACATGAAAAAGCTTTCAAAGTAGCAAGGTTCTTACCGTGTACCGCCCCTAGCTGTGCCTGCACTGGCCTTGAACCACCTGCCGGCAGAACAATCAAAATAACCAAACATGGTACTAGtaatgaagaagatgaagacgatgaggacgaggatgaCGATGTATCCATGGAGGACGCTGAAAATCCATCGGAATTTGAAGACAGAAAAGCTGAATGGAGGACGAAAGAGGGGTGGTGGAGAATATGCGGAAAGTGTGGACATGGTTGGGAGAATGGGGGGCATGTTTGGGGCGATGACGTCCCTCCGAAAGAAAGAACAAGGAGAGGCAAGGTTGTTGGAAGGATAGAGGAAATACTCGAG GATGAAAACAAGCTCATTGAATTCCCCACTCCTGAATCCCAATCCATTTCTTCCCTGTTGAAACAGTTACACGAATTCGTACCTCCGCCTGCCGGGAAAACGACCATTTCTGGtctccctcctcctgtTGATCTTTCTACCCCTGATGATGATACACAAGGAGATCATAGTGACCACGAACCACCAAGAAAGCGCCAACGCCGAGCAAGCGAATCTACCTCCTCTGAtattgaagaagaacatCACCGCGTTcaagggaaaaggaagcCAGGAAAGGGCCCCGCGAAAGGTGCTAAACCGAGAATACCCCGTACTGTCGTCCGAGGGGCGCATGGATTTATTCCTATGGCGACGGACCCTGACGGCAATCAGCATGTTGAAGGACATCTCCCCATTAGTGCTGGCGGTGCAGGGGCTGACGAAGACtttgaagaggaggaggaagaagaggaggagctATCAACAGCTAAACGGCCAGAGCTGGATGAGACcgagagaaagagaagaacagaaatcaaagtcaaggaaaaagaaagggaagaagagctAGTTAGCAGGTTGGCTGCCGGAGTCAATCCGGAGGACGGCGAAGGGGCGGTCGAAATTTGGGAAGGGATTGAGCTG CAAAAACTTCCCCTGCGACCGGCCGCAATTGAGCAAGCAAATCGAGAAATCATGCTACCTGTCGTGTCCTCCCGTAATCCCACTCCGGTCGCGACTATTCTCCTGGTTGGCCTTAAGAATGTCTTCCAACGTCAGCTTCCAAAGATGCCTAGAGAATACATTACCCGCCTGGTATTGGACAAGAATCACATTAGTATGGCGATTGTCAAACGAGGATACAGAGTAGTAGGTGGAATTTGCTACAGGCCCTTTGAGGCTCGAGGATTTGCAGAGATTGTGTTTTGTGCCGTGGACAGCTCCGAGCAAATTAAG GGTTACGGGTCACATTTGATGAATTCTCTCAAAGACCACGTTCGAAAAGCCCACCCAACTATCAACGTTTTCCTGACTTATGCCGACAATTATGCTGTGGGATATTTCAAGAAGCAAGGTTTTACCAAAGAAATTAGCTATCCCCGGGAGCGCTGGGTCGGTTACATCAAAGACTATGAAGGTGGAACCATCATGCAAGGCCGAATGCTGCCAAAAGTCAAGTATATGGAAGTCCACCAAATGTTAGCGGACCAAAAGGCT GCCATAATCGCCAAAATCAAAACCTTCACTAAATCTCATATCATTCACCCGGGTTTACAAATTTTCAAGGAGCGCCAACCTGATGAAGAAATCAAACTCACAAAGGAGCAAGTTCCTGGATTGG CTGAAAGTGGATGGAATCCCGATCTTGATGATAT CGTTCGCCAACCTAAGCGAAACCCATACCATGTCCTCCTTCAACATGTTTTGAATGACTTGCAAAATGAGCCTTCTGCATGGCCATTTGTAAAGCCCGTGGACTCAAGTGTAGTGGCGGACTACTATGATGTGATCAAGGACCCCATGG ACCTTTCCACCATGGAACACAAATTAGAGAACAACCATTACGAATCCATTGAAGGCTTTGTTGCCGACGTGAAGCTCATGTGCGCAAATTGCCGACAGTACAATGGCGAAAAGAGCACCTACACCAAACAAGCAAACTTGTTAGAAAAAGCTCTGGATAGAATCTTGAAAAAGCGAAAATCAGTACTGACTGACTGA